One Niabella beijingensis DNA window includes the following coding sequences:
- a CDS encoding patatin-like phospholipase family protein encodes MGLFSFRKKKPVIGLTLSGGGMRGVAHIGTLRALDEFGLKPQVMSGTSAGAIIGAFYAAGFSPEKMQEIVIKTTFFSRSSFRLGTTGIFNTGFLERLFREYFPEDNFSVLKIPFYIAATEITYGRTEYFSDGKLFQALLASASIPYIFPPVRIGAKVYMDGGILNNFPIEPIYKKCDFLIGSHVNSLVYDEMQKISARKVFDRVIHLAIGNSVYSKARACDLFFDPPNMTQYSLFDKRGVPQMLDMAYKNAVRILEEKGYKR; translated from the coding sequence ATGGGATTATTTTCTTTTCGTAAAAAAAAGCCGGTCATCGGCTTAACCCTTTCCGGGGGAGGTATGCGCGGTGTGGCCCATATCGGCACACTGCGGGCACTGGACGAGTTCGGACTAAAGCCCCAGGTAATGTCGGGCACCAGTGCCGGAGCCATCATCGGAGCCTTTTATGCGGCGGGATTCTCTCCTGAAAAAATGCAGGAGATTGTCATAAAGACAACCTTTTTTTCCCGCTCTTCTTTCCGGTTGGGCACAACGGGCATTTTTAATACCGGCTTCCTGGAACGGCTGTTCCGGGAATATTTTCCCGAAGACAATTTCAGCGTACTGAAAATACCGTTTTATATTGCGGCTACCGAGATCACCTACGGGCGCACCGAATATTTTTCGGATGGAAAGCTGTTCCAGGCATTGCTGGCCTCTGCCAGTATTCCCTATATCTTCCCTCCGGTCCGCATCGGCGCTAAAGTGTATATGGATGGGGGTATTCTCAACAATTTCCCGATCGAACCGATCTACAAAAAATGCGATTTTCTGATCGGCTCCCATGTAAACTCACTGGTGTATGATGAAATGCAAAAGATCAGCGCCCGTAAAGTATTCGACCGGGTGATTCATCTCGCCATCGGCAACTCGGTTTATTCAAAGGCCCGTGCCTGCGATCTTTTCTTTGATCCGCCTAATATGACGCAATACAGCCTTTTTGATAAACGGGGTGTACCGCAAATGCTGGATATGGCGTATAAGAATGCCGTACGCATACTGGAAGAGAAAGGATATAAACGATGA
- a CDS encoding ABC transporter ATP-binding protein yields the protein MKHLGALGKYFWKYRIRLGAGILFVALSNYFNVLSPQLMRFIVNYVDQSLALTGNPQAAENRGYDVLVKRIVEWVTQYSSIATVVLVASIIILLLALLRGFFMFLMRQTIIVMSRHIEYDQKNEVYNQYQRLDSSFFKRHTTGDLMNRIAEDISRVRIFTGPAIMYIVNLLTVIVLSVFFMVQSSVELTIYVLLPLPVLAVIIYFVNSNIHKKSERIQAALSDLTTNAQESYSGIRVIKSFVQENAMFRFFAENSEHYRKNAIALARVEAIYFPSIQLLIGISTLFTIMIGGLYYINHEHQITLGTIVEFIVYVNMLTFPVSAIGLTASMVQRAAASQKRLNEFLDIIPEIKNETGATPLPLDGTIDFNEVNFTYPDTGIKALQQFSLSVKKGEKIAITGRTGSGKTTIAQLLLRMYDVDSGNLVLTGRNIKDMDIYRLREQIAYVPQDVFLFSDTVENNIRFGKPGVGRDEVVAAAEIAGVAKEIEGFEKGYDTLIGERGVTLSGGQKQRISIARALIKESAIVIFDDSLSAVDAKTEKEIMGRLNQYLMNKTAIIITHRVFSLLSFDRIIVLDEGRIAEQGSHDELMKIRDGFYARLYHRQQMGMDAGTH from the coding sequence ATGAAGCACTTGGGCGCCTTGGGGAAGTATTTCTGGAAATACCGGATCCGGTTGGGAGCGGGGATCCTGTTTGTGGCATTGTCGAATTACTTTAATGTATTGTCGCCGCAGCTGATGCGTTTTATTGTGAACTATGTCGACCAGTCGCTGGCGCTTACGGGCAACCCGCAGGCTGCTGAGAACAGGGGATATGATGTTCTTGTAAAGCGGATCGTAGAATGGGTAACACAGTACAGCAGCATTGCAACCGTTGTGCTTGTTGCCAGCATCATCATCCTTTTGCTGGCATTGCTGCGCGGCTTTTTTATGTTCCTGATGCGGCAGACCATTATTGTAATGAGCCGGCACATCGAATACGACCAGAAGAATGAAGTATACAATCAGTACCAGCGGCTGGACAGTTCCTTTTTTAAAAGGCATACCACAGGCGATCTTATGAACCGGATTGCAGAAGATATAAGCCGCGTGCGTATTTTTACAGGTCCGGCGATCATGTATATTGTAAACCTGCTTACAGTGATCGTGCTCAGTGTTTTCTTTATGGTGCAAAGCAGTGTGGAGCTGACGATCTATGTGCTGCTGCCCTTGCCGGTGCTGGCGGTGATCATCTATTTTGTAAACAGTAATATCCATAAGAAGAGCGAAAGAATACAGGCGGCGCTGTCGGACCTTACCACCAATGCACAGGAATCCTATTCCGGTATCCGGGTGATCAAATCCTTTGTTCAGGAGAATGCCATGTTCCGCTTCTTTGCCGAGAACAGCGAGCATTACCGGAAAAATGCGATTGCACTGGCACGGGTAGAGGCCATTTACTTTCCTTCGATCCAGCTGCTTATTGGTATCAGTACGCTGTTCACGATCATGATCGGCGGACTTTACTACATCAATCATGAACATCAGATCACGCTGGGTACTATTGTGGAGTTTATCGTATATGTGAACATGCTCACCTTTCCGGTAAGCGCCATCGGGCTTACCGCCAGTATGGTACAGCGCGCAGCGGCCTCGCAAAAACGGCTCAATGAATTTTTGGACATTATACCGGAGATCAAAAACGAAACCGGGGCCACACCACTTCCGCTTGATGGTACCATTGATTTTAACGAAGTGAATTTTACCTATCCGGATACCGGTATAAAGGCCCTGCAGCAGTTTTCCCTCTCGGTAAAGAAAGGCGAAAAAATAGCCATCACCGGAAGAACGGGAAGCGGCAAGACCACCATTGCCCAATTGCTGCTGCGGATGTATGATGTGGACAGCGGTAATCTTGTATTAACCGGCCGGAATATAAAGGATATGGATATCTACCGGCTGCGGGAACAGATCGCCTATGTACCGCAGGATGTATTCCTCTTCAGCGATACGGTGGAGAACAATATCCGGTTTGGCAAGCCGGGCGTGGGCAGGGACGAGGTGGTAGCTGCTGCCGAAATTGCGGGTGTGGCAAAAGAGATCGAAGGATTTGAGAAAGGATATGATACCCTGATCGGGGAACGGGGGGTAACATTAAGCGGCGGACAGAAACAACGGATCTCCATCGCACGTGCCTTGATAAAGGAGTCGGCTATCGTGATCTTTGATGATTCATTGAGCGCTGTTGATGCCAAAACCGAAAAAGAAATCATGGGCCGGCTTAATCAATACCTTATGAATAAGACGGCGATTATTATCACGCACCGTGTCTTTTCCCTTCTTTCATTCGACCGTATCATTGTACTGGATGAAGGCAGGATCGCAGAACAGGGATCACACGATGAGCTGATGAAGATCCGCGACGGATTTTATGCCCGGCTGTATCACCGGCAGCAGATGGGGATGGATGCCGGAACGCACTGA